A single window of Prochlorothrix hollandica PCC 9006 = CALU 1027 DNA harbors:
- a CDS encoding DUF561 domain-containing protein, giving the protein MTMLWSLESALTEGRALKIISGLTNFDADRVAMVVQAADRGGATFVDIAADPALVRLCRQLTRLPICVSAVEPEQFIAAVAAGADLIEIGNFDAFYAQGRRFEAPEVLALTRRTRSLLPDITLSVTVPHILPLDEQANLAEALVEAGADLIQTEGGTSSQPNHGGTLGLIEKAAPTLAAASTISRVVEVPVLCASGLSSVTTPLAIAAGASGVGVGSAVNRLGSVVEMIAVVQSLVESLQTVAYQGQRC; this is encoded by the coding sequence ATGACGATGTTATGGAGCCTAGAATCCGCCCTAACCGAAGGCCGTGCCCTAAAAATCATCAGTGGTCTCACTAATTTTGATGCCGATCGCGTGGCCATGGTGGTGCAGGCCGCCGATCGCGGCGGGGCGACCTTTGTGGACATTGCCGCTGATCCTGCCTTAGTCCGCCTCTGTCGCCAACTGACCCGACTCCCCATCTGTGTGTCTGCCGTGGAACCGGAGCAGTTTATCGCTGCGGTTGCCGCTGGAGCTGACCTCATCGAAATCGGTAACTTTGACGCTTTCTATGCCCAGGGTCGCCGTTTTGAAGCCCCGGAAGTCCTAGCGTTAACCCGTCGCACCCGCAGTCTCTTGCCGGACATCACCTTATCCGTCACCGTTCCCCACATTCTCCCCTTAGATGAACAAGCCAACCTAGCGGAAGCGTTGGTGGAAGCGGGGGCTGACCTGATCCAAACCGAAGGCGGTACCAGCAGCCAGCCCAACCATGGGGGCACCTTAGGTCTCATTGAAAAAGCAGCCCCCACCTTAGCCGCTGCGTCCACCATTTCCCGCGTCGTGGAAGTGCCCGTGCTCTGTGCCTCTGGTCTGTCCAGTGTCACCACTCCCCTGGCGATCGCCGCCGGAGCCTCTGGGGTGGGGGTGGGTTCCGCTGTCAATCGCCTCGGCAGTGTGGTGGAAATGATCGCCGTGGTGCAAAGCCTGGTGGAGTCTCTGCAAACGGTGGCCTACCAAGGTCAGCGCTGCTAG
- a CDS encoding alpha-amylase family glycosyl hydrolase, whose amino-acid sequence MGYQPRNSWIRAILGLLLSVAFALGGLWPMAPGWAVPAADRPAAHPAVAGNLGNDVLYYIVVDRFLDGETDNNIPDFAFTGSTPDLDSAGERYNQMNRLLLRHMYDPSHRFMGMYWGGDLEGVIQRLDYLQDLGVTKLVLSPIQDNANGLFYHPNIRNYLHDKKGGKPADDFYRHISTAYHGYWTKDWFEIDEHLRNGTDQDGDRYGVFRRLLDEAGQRGLGVVLDLTMNQTSPGHISTEKPALGAGGFLFGESWFADNGDVYRHGQRVGQHWDPRTGDRDPDGWFHPPQIIWDFDTATEELLEDGQISGGMPDLDQSIPQVEQYFLDATRFWLTFNQESYPIAGFRLDAVKHVNVSFWNKFEDLVHEINPNAVLLGEFFGGGYRLEPSIRFLENTRYITQYDFNFSEAIRRYFAHDRGWDGRTYVLQEITQGHQGRYYNANPLGQLWHRIMNPAETLEVPREAVDAISDEEAKGWVTFIENHDQPRMFSFYPGLGDRSYASLIKYQFTARGVPLVMYGTETGLGVPYHPEHEGLFGIGGDPFNRPMMTWPNSPGWKPEIYDTTRAMAHLRQRCPVLRYGSTAYGQPKGSNSQDDVFMVRKAETAADWDPACPQVLYAYSTHGGEFLVSLDEGITAAERVETGQGGVVLDGLLPVRLEPDEAKVFILK is encoded by the coding sequence ATGGGCTACCAACCTCGAAATTCTTGGATCCGGGCCATCCTGGGACTCCTGCTGTCCGTAGCCTTTGCCCTTGGTGGGTTGTGGCCCATGGCACCGGGCTGGGCGGTTCCTGCTGCCGATCGCCCCGCTGCCCATCCTGCCGTGGCAGGCAACCTAGGTAACGATGTCTTGTATTACATCGTGGTCGATCGCTTTCTGGATGGGGAAACGGATAATAATATCCCTGACTTTGCCTTTACCGGATCCACCCCAGACCTAGACAGCGCAGGGGAACGCTACAACCAGATGAACCGGCTGCTCCTGCGCCACATGTATGATCCCAGCCACCGCTTCATGGGTATGTATTGGGGGGGGGATTTGGAAGGGGTGATCCAGCGCCTGGACTATCTCCAGGATCTGGGGGTGACCAAGTTGGTGTTATCCCCGATTCAAGACAATGCCAATGGCCTTTTTTATCACCCCAATATTCGCAACTACCTCCACGACAAGAAGGGGGGCAAACCAGCGGATGACTTTTACCGCCACATTTCCACGGCCTACCATGGCTACTGGACCAAGGACTGGTTTGAGATCGACGAACATCTGCGCAACGGGACCGATCAGGACGGCGATCGCTATGGCGTTTTCCGCCGCTTACTGGATGAGGCGGGACAACGGGGTCTCGGGGTGGTGTTGGATTTAACCATGAACCAAACCTCCCCCGGCCACATTTCCACGGAAAAGCCGGCGTTGGGGGCAGGGGGCTTTCTGTTTGGGGAGTCTTGGTTTGCGGACAATGGGGATGTGTATCGCCATGGTCAACGGGTGGGACAACATTGGGACCCCCGCACTGGCGATCGCGATCCCGACGGTTGGTTCCACCCCCCCCAAATTATTTGGGACTTTGATACGGCCACGGAGGAATTACTGGAAGATGGCCAAATCAGTGGCGGAATGCCGGACTTAGACCAGTCTATTCCCCAGGTGGAACAGTATTTCCTCGATGCGACCCGGTTTTGGCTCACCTTTAACCAGGAGAGCTATCCCATCGCGGGTTTCCGTCTGGATGCGGTAAAACACGTTAATGTGTCCTTCTGGAACAAGTTTGAAGACTTGGTTCATGAAATCAACCCCAATGCCGTGTTGTTGGGGGAATTCTTCGGCGGCGGCTATCGCCTGGAACCCAGTATTCGCTTCCTCGAAAACACCCGCTACATTACCCAGTACGACTTTAATTTCAGTGAGGCCATCCGCCGTTATTTCGCCCACGATCGCGGCTGGGATGGCCGCACCTATGTGCTCCAGGAAATTACCCAAGGGCATCAGGGCCGCTACTACAATGCCAACCCCCTGGGTCAACTGTGGCACCGGATCATGAACCCGGCGGAGACCCTAGAAGTGCCCCGGGAAGCGGTGGATGCCATCAGCGACGAGGAGGCCAAGGGCTGGGTGACCTTCATTGAGAACCATGATCAGCCCCGCATGTTTAGCTTTTATCCCGGTCTCGGCGATCGATCCTACGCCAGCTTAATCAAATATCAGTTCACTGCCCGAGGGGTGCCCCTGGTGATGTATGGCACGGAAACGGGCCTTGGGGTGCCCTATCACCCGGAACATGAAGGGCTGTTTGGCATTGGTGGCGACCCGTTCAACCGGCCCATGATGACCTGGCCCAACTCCCCCGGTTGGAAACCAGAGATTTATGACACGACCCGCGCCATGGCCCATTTGCGCCAACGCTGCCCCGTGCTGCGCTATGGCTCCACAGCCTATGGTCAACCCAAGGGCAGTAATAGCCAGGATGATGTATTTATGGTGCGCAAGGCCGAAACCGCTGCGGACTGGGATCCCGCCTGTCCCCAGGTGCTTTATGCCTATTCCACCCATGGCGGTGAGTTCCTGGTGTCCTTGGATGAGGGCATTACCGCAGCGGAACGGGTGGAAACAGGCCAGGGGGGTGTGGTGTTGGATGGTTTACTGCCAGTGCGCTTGGAACCTGATGAGGCTAAGGTTTTTATTTTGAAGTAG
- a CDS encoding iron-containing alcohol dehydrogenase family protein, translating into MTASCDRFTLPSLAIAPAQILRGTAMEESLVEVISRWGPRSLGVGGDRSLALCRQHYPSLSRLDLHWVSSAPDCSESVIDRLRISAQDWDPQVILGVGGGKALDTAKLLAHHLGLPVITLPTSAATCAAWTALSNVYSESGAFRYDVALTQCPQALVLDYDLIQTAPRRTLVAGIGDALAKWYEASVSSGHSNETLIIGAVQQARILRDILFQQAGIALEQPGSDPWRQVVDAVVLMAGVIGGLGGAQCRTVAAHAVHNGLTQLAQYPKTLHGEKVAYGILVQLRLEETVLGNQLAATARQQLLKIYQDMGLPCSLADLGLGQSALADLEQVATFACLPGSDIHHLPFPVDPTQLLGAMVSTTAPVVAAIATP; encoded by the coding sequence ATGACTGCATCCTGCGATCGCTTCACCTTGCCGTCCCTCGCCATTGCCCCCGCCCAAATCCTGCGGGGAACCGCCATGGAAGAGTCCTTAGTGGAAGTTATCAGCCGATGGGGACCGCGATCCCTGGGGGTGGGGGGCGATCGTAGCTTGGCCCTCTGTCGCCAGCACTACCCTAGCCTGAGCCGTCTTGATTTGCATTGGGTGTCCAGTGCCCCGGATTGTAGTGAGTCGGTGATCGATCGTCTGCGGATCAGCGCCCAGGATTGGGATCCCCAGGTCATTCTGGGGGTGGGGGGGGGCAAAGCCCTGGATACCGCCAAACTCCTGGCCCATCACTTGGGGTTGCCGGTGATCACCCTGCCCACCTCCGCCGCCACCTGTGCCGCCTGGACTGCCCTCTCCAATGTCTACTCAGAGTCCGGTGCCTTTCGCTACGATGTCGCCCTGACCCAATGTCCCCAAGCCCTTGTTTTGGACTATGACCTGATCCAAACCGCCCCCCGCCGTACCTTAGTGGCGGGCATTGGCGATGCCTTAGCCAAGTGGTATGAAGCCTCCGTCAGCAGCGGCCACAGTAACGAAACCTTGATTATTGGAGCAGTACAGCAGGCGCGGATCCTGCGGGATATTTTGTTTCAGCAAGCTGGGATCGCCCTGGAGCAACCGGGCAGCGACCCCTGGCGGCAGGTGGTGGATGCGGTGGTCTTGATGGCGGGAGTCATTGGTGGCCTAGGGGGTGCCCAGTGTCGCACCGTAGCGGCCCATGCTGTCCACAACGGTTTGACCCAGTTAGCCCAATACCCCAAAACCCTCCATGGGGAAAAGGTGGCCTATGGCATTTTGGTGCAGTTGCGCCTAGAGGAAACCGTCCTGGGGAACCAACTGGCAGCGACGGCGCGGCAGCAACTGCTGAAGATTTACCAGGACATGGGTTTGCCCTGCTCCCTGGCCGATTTGGGCTTAGGACAGTCTGCCCTGGCGGACTTGGAACAGGTGGCCACCTTTGCCTGTTTGCCGGGATCCGATATCCATCATCTGCCTTTTCCGGTGGATCCGACCCAATTGCTGGGAGCCATGGTGTCCACCACCGCCCCCGTTGTGGCTGCGATCGCGACCCCCTAA
- a CDS encoding alpha-amylase family protein — translation MTSIPSELLRSLKQLFPLAKNAPAPGIATTPPAPPRHPQSWFGGYQPDYLTHISQVYSDGSVDIAVRVYWPRLSGKGIGDPTQIQDSGVQVRVEDGPWQDLTAPHAEYKCWSAQLDRVLEGSAIHFRYRDGQGVWQAFAPLTDLETLYGTTYVPSLTYEWEHQAPRYDHAKVLLETTLEGLLAGYKGGKFAGRDLDELSQVSIADRMIATDIPGQLAAWNIDEVMVPVCASVANRSHLDPKFNYLTYNFIEIDWQVGGIAAFKRLVDRFYGYQIQLIPDLIFAHQVRNPFAGSLDQIQDPHSGMAVFVDPDPFLFRDYGTWMLNLAEPHFRQLLAEKMVTFAQKYHLKVLRIDYVDGLILQYSNRNQNYAEEFIRELKAALRQHCPDVVTLGETFEVAGNPAVQDFIDVFYAPIGFTIVEELYKPPSQMERPLYPNMEVLAGHAHQVLQSKRREAYYAQLHDETWYCQHIVQGRPYVPWAYGGNPAQLAKNQGEELVAMGLLEPPQLLEFVRRTVRNAEALTMFLANLRYMFVPSVDALSLGCLDDPDQWKVAWKGVSPSQLEAWEATGLDRRDILWQHQHHRQDLVTLRGLFRRYTKVDESTYQPLVTIEMNHHDSGASLLSLFRLNPSLVEDSLLVVFNFGANVFKGEVTYEVPIPEGFDGPWAVLFDGDCPNPDLAKAASTPLARSYGTGTLLQTVQGQYSNRSAVLRLEIGARSLVVLNYRGGPAR, via the coding sequence ATGACAAGTATTCCGTCTGAGCTATTGCGATCGCTAAAACAGCTTTTCCCCCTGGCTAAAAACGCCCCTGCCCCCGGCATCGCCACCACTCCCCCTGCTCCCCCTCGCCATCCCCAAAGCTGGTTTGGGGGCTACCAACCGGACTATCTGACCCACATCAGCCAAGTCTATAGCGATGGCAGTGTGGACATTGCTGTGCGCGTCTACTGGCCCCGCCTCAGTGGCAAAGGCATTGGCGACCCCACCCAAATCCAAGATTCTGGGGTCCAAGTGCGGGTTGAAGATGGTCCCTGGCAAGATCTGACGGCTCCCCATGCCGAGTACAAGTGTTGGAGTGCTCAATTAGACCGGGTTCTGGAGGGCAGTGCGATCCACTTTCGCTATCGAGACGGCCAAGGGGTCTGGCAAGCCTTTGCTCCCCTGACGGACCTAGAAACCCTCTATGGCACCACCTATGTGCCCAGTCTCACCTATGAGTGGGAACACCAGGCTCCCCGCTATGACCACGCCAAGGTCTTGTTGGAAACCACCCTGGAAGGATTATTGGCGGGCTATAAGGGGGGTAAGTTTGCAGGGCGGGACTTAGATGAATTGAGCCAGGTATCCATTGCCGATCGCATGATCGCCACCGACATTCCGGGTCAGTTGGCCGCGTGGAACATTGATGAAGTGATGGTTCCCGTCTGTGCCTCGGTGGCCAACCGATCCCATTTAGATCCTAAGTTTAATTATCTGACCTATAACTTTATCGAAATTGATTGGCAGGTGGGTGGCATTGCTGCCTTCAAGCGCCTGGTCGATCGCTTTTATGGCTATCAAATCCAACTCATTCCCGATCTTATTTTTGCCCACCAAGTCAGGAATCCTTTTGCGGGATCCCTGGATCAAATCCAAGATCCCCACAGTGGCATGGCGGTCTTTGTCGATCCCGATCCCTTTTTGTTTCGGGATTATGGCACCTGGATGCTCAACTTGGCAGAACCCCACTTCCGTCAACTGCTGGCGGAGAAAATGGTCACCTTTGCCCAGAAATATCACCTCAAGGTGCTGCGCATTGACTATGTGGATGGTCTGATTCTCCAGTATTCCAACCGTAACCAAAATTATGCAGAGGAATTTATCCGGGAGTTAAAGGCGGCCCTGCGGCAACACTGTCCCGATGTGGTCACCCTGGGGGAAACCTTTGAGGTGGCGGGTAATCCAGCGGTGCAAGACTTCATTGATGTCTTCTATGCCCCCATTGGCTTCACCATTGTCGAGGAACTGTACAAGCCCCCGTCCCAGATGGAGCGGCCCCTATACCCCAACATGGAGGTGCTGGCGGGCCATGCCCATCAGGTGTTGCAATCCAAACGCCGGGAAGCCTATTACGCCCAACTCCACGACGAAACCTGGTATTGCCAGCACATTGTCCAAGGCCGCCCCTATGTGCCCTGGGCCTATGGGGGTAACCCGGCCCAATTGGCCAAAAACCAAGGGGAAGAACTGGTGGCCATGGGCTTGTTGGAACCGCCCCAGTTACTGGAGTTTGTGCGCCGCACGGTGCGTAATGCCGAAGCCTTGACCATGTTCCTGGCCAACTTACGCTATATGTTTGTGCCCAGTGTCGATGCCCTGAGCCTGGGCTGCTTAGATGATCCAGATCAATGGAAAGTGGCTTGGAAGGGGGTGTCCCCCAGTCAACTGGAAGCCTGGGAGGCCACGGGCCTCGATCGCCGGGACATCCTCTGGCAACACCAACACCATCGCCAGGATCTAGTCACCCTGCGGGGGCTTTTCCGCCGCTACACCAAGGTGGATGAGTCCACCTATCAGCCCTTGGTCACCATTGAGATGAACCACCATGACTCCGGTGCTTCCCTACTCAGCCTCTTCCGCCTGAACCCCTCCCTCGTGGAGGATTCCCTCTTGGTGGTGTTTAACTTTGGAGCCAATGTATTTAAAGGGGAGGTGACCTACGAGGTACCAATCCCCGAAGGGTTTGATGGCCCGTGGGCGGTACTCTTTGATGGGGACTGTCCTAACCCAGACCTAGCCAAAGCCGCCAGTACTCCCTTGGCTCGCAGCTATGGCACCGGCACCCTGCTGCAAACGGTTCAGGGCCAATATTCCAATCGATCGGCAGTGTTACGCTTAGAAATCGGCGCTAGAAGCCTAGTGGTGTTGAACTATCGAGGAGGGCCAGCACGTTGA
- a CDS encoding universal stress protein — MFKTILFPLDQSRESREAADVVIQLAKIHGSDRIVLLSVVEDPDDAHSPTMASAEAIAELLKTAQTLFEDQGLKAEIIEKPGKPAFIICDVADEVPADLIVMGCRGTGLTEEGAADSVTNRVINLAPCPVLIVP; from the coding sequence ATGTTTAAGACCATCCTTTTTCCATTAGATCAAAGTCGGGAGTCCCGTGAGGCGGCGGATGTGGTCATCCAGTTGGCCAAAATTCACGGCAGCGATCGCATTGTTTTGCTGTCAGTGGTGGAGGATCCAGACGATGCCCATAGCCCCACCATGGCCTCTGCGGAAGCCATTGCCGAATTACTGAAGACGGCACAAACCTTATTTGAAGATCAGGGACTCAAGGCAGAAATCATTGAGAAACCGGGCAAACCGGCCTTTATTATTTGTGACGTGGCCGATGAGGTGCCAGCGGATCTCATTGTCATGGGCTGTCGGGGTACGGGCCTAACGGAGGAAGGGGCGGCGGATAGTGTCACCAACCGGGTGATTAACTTGGCCCCCTGTCCTGTGTTAATCGTGCCCTAG
- a CDS encoding lysophospholipid acyltransferase family protein: MPLSLSAWVAPQFRQQRQPPIPHPSPNPGICPWLAPVAYTVVHHWVLPFQFPTIKVMGQDNLPRSGAVLLTPTHRSRWDGLIIPYATGRWVTGRDAYFMVSANEMRGLQGWSVGRLGGFPVDTDRPGRSSVRRGVELLRQQQMLAVFPEGNIFQDGRVHPLKAGPAYMALQAANAENRDVQIVPIALHYSCATVSRGCTVTVKIDKPLSTQSYDRRQLKQATQALTADLEQRLVTLNDDVQGDLYQPTGH; encoded by the coding sequence ATGCCCCTGTCCCTCTCTGCTTGGGTTGCCCCCCAGTTCCGTCAGCAGCGCCAACCCCCCATCCCCCATCCCTCTCCCAACCCCGGCATTTGCCCCTGGCTGGCTCCTGTGGCTTACACCGTGGTCCACCACTGGGTTTTGCCGTTCCAGTTCCCCACCATTAAAGTCATGGGCCAAGATAACCTGCCCCGCAGTGGGGCAGTGCTGCTCACCCCCACCCATCGCTCCCGCTGGGATGGGCTGATTATTCCCTATGCCACGGGCCGCTGGGTGACGGGGAGGGATGCTTACTTTATGGTGTCTGCCAATGAAATGCGGGGACTCCAGGGGTGGAGTGTGGGGCGTTTGGGGGGGTTTCCGGTGGACACCGATCGGCCCGGACGATCCAGCGTTCGACGAGGGGTGGAACTGTTGCGGCAACAGCAGATGTTGGCGGTGTTTCCGGAGGGGAATATTTTTCAGGATGGCAGGGTCCATCCCCTCAAGGCGGGACCGGCTTACATGGCCTTGCAAGCCGCTAACGCAGAAAATCGGGACGTGCAAATCGTACCCATCGCCCTGCACTATAGTTGTGCCACGGTGAGCCGGGGGTGTACGGTAACGGTCAAAATTGACAAACCCCTCAGTACCCAGTCCTACGATCGCCGCCAGCTTAAGCAAGCCACCCAAGCCCTCACGGCGGACCTGGAACAGAGGTTAGTGACCTTAAATGATGATGTGCAAGGGGATCTTTATCAACCTACCGGGCATTAG
- a CDS encoding phosphoglycerate kinase: MAKKSVAQLTAQDVAGKRVLVRADFNVPLDDAGQITDDTRIRAALPTIQDLVSKGAKVILSSHFGRPKGKVVDSMRLTPVAERLSALLGKPVIKTDDCIGEAVKHQVDAMANGQVILLENVRFHSEEEANDPEFSKALAANADIYVNDAFGTAHRAHASTAGVTQYLSPSVAGYLIEKELQYLQAAIESPQRPLAAIVGGSKVSSKIVVIETLLDKVDKLFIGGGMIFTFYKARGLAVGSSLVEEDKLELAQALEAKAKEKGVELLLPTDVVVADKFAADANAKTVAVDAIPDGWMGLDIGPDSLKTFQEALKTCKSVIWNGPMGVFEFPQFAAGTEGVAKTLASLTPQGVTTIIGGGDSVAAVEQVGLADQMSHISTGGGASLELLEGKVLPGIAALDEA; this comes from the coding sequence GTGGCCAAGAAATCCGTAGCCCAGTTAACTGCCCAAGATGTAGCCGGTAAGCGCGTTCTGGTGCGGGCCGACTTTAATGTGCCCCTGGATGATGCCGGTCAGATCACGGACGATACCCGTATTCGGGCCGCTCTGCCCACCATTCAAGACTTGGTGTCCAAGGGCGCAAAGGTAATCCTCAGCAGCCACTTTGGTCGCCCCAAAGGGAAAGTGGTGGACAGTATGCGCTTGACCCCCGTGGCTGAACGCCTCTCGGCCCTGTTGGGTAAACCGGTGATTAAAACCGATGATTGCATTGGTGAAGCCGTCAAGCATCAAGTGGATGCCATGGCTAATGGTCAGGTTATTCTCCTGGAAAATGTGCGCTTCCACAGCGAAGAAGAAGCCAATGATCCCGAATTTTCTAAGGCTTTGGCGGCCAATGCCGATATCTATGTTAACGATGCCTTTGGCACGGCCCACCGTGCCCATGCGTCCACGGCAGGGGTGACCCAATACCTGTCGCCCTCGGTGGCCGGTTATCTGATTGAAAAGGAACTGCAATATTTGCAAGCGGCGATCGAATCCCCCCAGCGTCCTTTGGCGGCGATCGTCGGCGGTTCTAAGGTGTCCAGCAAAATCGTTGTCATTGAAACCCTGCTGGATAAGGTGGACAAACTGTTCATCGGCGGCGGCATGATTTTCACCTTTTATAAGGCCCGTGGTTTAGCCGTGGGTAGCTCTTTGGTGGAAGAGGACAAACTGGAACTGGCTCAAGCCCTGGAAGCCAAGGCCAAGGAAAAAGGGGTGGAACTGTTGCTGCCCACAGATGTGGTGGTGGCCGATAAGTTTGCCGCTGATGCCAATGCCAAAACGGTGGCCGTGGATGCCATCCCCGATGGCTGGATGGGGTTAGACATTGGACCCGACTCTCTCAAAACCTTCCAAGAAGCCCTCAAGACCTGTAAGAGTGTGATTTGGAATGGTCCCATGGGGGTGTTTGAGTTTCCACAATTTGCAGCGGGTACGGAAGGGGTGGCCAAAACCTTGGCTAGCTTAACGCCCCAAGGTGTAACCACCATCATCGGTGGAGGGGATTCCGTGGCTGCGGTGGAGCAGGTGGGCTTGGCTGACCAAATGAGCCATATTTCCACCGGAGGCGGTGCGAGCCTGGAACTGCTGGAAGGTAAGGTTCTGCCCGGTATCGCTGCCCTCGACGAAGCCTAG
- a CDS encoding alanine/glycine:cation symporter family protein, giving the protein MSVLDRLQGYLSLLSTLFTRLVFVEIGPFPVVVLWLLGGALFATLRMGLINLRGIRHALNILRGRYDSDEEEGEVSHLQALSTALSATVGLGNIAGVAIAIRLGGPGAVLWMTLGGFLGMSTKFIECTLGQKYRVIQPDGTAVGGPMYYLSGGLAALGKPRLGRVLAVIFALCSVGGSLGASSMFQVNQSYGAVAQVLPIPNWLYGLILMLLVALVLVGGIQRVGQVASLLVPAMCLVYALAALWIVGSYGADLPQALGTILQGSIHPQAVVGGAVGVMVQGLRRAVFASEAGIGSAAIAHAAARTREPVREGLVAMLEPLVDSGLICTLTALVLILTGAYTDPSLLDLSGSELTAAAFASVIPWFPVVLAAIVFCFAFSTMIAAGYYGECSWNYLFENGNTAVYKSLLLGSIFIGSISTAKAVVDFSDGMFLLMAVPNLLGVYFLANGVARDLKDYFQRMRSWQSPLVLDPSSQDPV; this is encoded by the coding sequence ATGTCCGTCCTCGATCGGCTTCAAGGCTATCTGAGCCTCCTGAGCACCCTCTTCACCCGCTTGGTCTTTGTGGAAATTGGACCCTTCCCTGTGGTGGTGCTATGGCTGCTGGGGGGTGCCCTGTTTGCCACCCTGCGCATGGGGTTAATCAACTTGCGGGGGATCCGCCATGCCCTCAATATTCTGCGGGGTCGTTACGACAGTGATGAAGAAGAAGGGGAAGTGTCCCATCTCCAAGCCCTGTCCACGGCCCTCTCTGCCACCGTGGGCTTGGGCAATATTGCTGGCGTGGCGATCGCCATCCGCCTGGGGGGACCGGGGGCGGTGCTCTGGATGACTCTGGGGGGCTTCCTGGGCATGAGTACAAAATTCATTGAATGCACCCTAGGGCAAAAATACCGGGTCATTCAGCCCGATGGCACCGCCGTCGGGGGACCGATGTACTACCTCAGTGGCGGTTTAGCGGCCCTGGGTAAACCTCGCCTGGGACGGGTCTTAGCGGTCATCTTTGCCCTGTGCAGCGTTGGGGGCAGCTTAGGAGCCTCCAGCATGTTCCAGGTTAACCAGTCCTATGGGGCTGTGGCCCAGGTCTTGCCGATTCCCAACTGGCTCTATGGGCTGATCTTGATGCTGCTGGTGGCCCTGGTGCTGGTGGGGGGCATCCAACGGGTGGGACAGGTGGCCTCGTTGCTCGTGCCTGCCATGTGTTTGGTCTATGCCCTCGCGGCCCTCTGGATTGTAGGGTCCTATGGGGCGGATTTGCCCCAAGCCCTGGGGACGATTCTCCAAGGGTCTATCCATCCCCAAGCTGTGGTGGGGGGGGCTGTAGGAGTCATGGTGCAGGGGTTACGCCGCGCTGTCTTTGCCAGTGAGGCGGGCATTGGCTCAGCGGCGATCGCCCATGCCGCCGCCCGAACCCGTGAACCGGTGCGGGAAGGACTGGTGGCCATGTTGGAACCCTTGGTGGATTCTGGTCTGATTTGCACCCTGACGGCTTTGGTGCTGATCCTGACGGGAGCCTACACCGATCCCAGCCTCTTGGATCTCAGTGGATCGGAGTTAACGGCAGCGGCCTTTGCTTCGGTCATTCCCTGGTTCCCCGTGGTGCTAGCAGCTATTGTCTTCTGCTTTGCCTTTTCCACCATGATCGCAGCGGGCTACTACGGGGAATGCAGTTGGAACTACCTCTTTGAAAATGGCAACACAGCAGTCTATAAATCCCTGTTACTCGGTTCTATTTTTATTGGCTCCATTTCCACTGCCAAGGCTGTGGTTGATTTTAGCGATGGCATGTTTTTACTGATGGCTGTTCCCAATTTACTGGGGGTTTACTTCCTGGCCAACGGTGTGGCCCGCGACTTGAAAGACTATTTTCAACGAATGCGATCGTGGCAATCTCCCCTTGTCCTAGACCCATCATCCCAGGATCCCGTTTAA
- a CDS encoding TIGR04168 family protein, which produces MTPTPAIPTPASSPPALTIAVIGDVHHHWDAVDTEILVHLGVDLALFVGDIGNEAVDLVGTIAALPLPKAVILGNHDAWYTMTDWGQKDRPYDPHQEDWVQDQLDHLGESHVGYGCLNLPAFNLSVVGSRPFSWGGPQWRDQTFYGDRFGVHSFTESTDRIVQAAQAATGDRLILIGHCGPTGLGDQPEDPCGKDWNPIGGDQGDPDFAAAIAHLQRQGASIPLVAFGHMHHYLRHTKAQLRRSIVTNAHTGTLYLNAARAPRIQTRQGRTCHHFALVTLTETQVQQARHVWVTDTLEVWDADS; this is translated from the coding sequence GTGACACCTACCCCTGCCATACCTACCCCCGCCAGCTCACCCCCAGCCCTGACCATCGCGGTCATTGGCGATGTTCACCACCATTGGGATGCCGTTGATACTGAGATCCTGGTGCATCTGGGGGTGGATTTAGCCCTCTTTGTGGGGGACATTGGCAACGAGGCGGTGGATCTGGTGGGCACCATTGCTGCCCTGCCCCTGCCCAAGGCGGTGATTTTGGGGAACCATGATGCGTGGTACACCATGACCGACTGGGGGCAGAAAGATCGCCCCTACGATCCCCACCAGGAAGACTGGGTTCAGGATCAACTGGATCACTTAGGGGAGAGCCATGTGGGCTATGGTTGCCTGAATCTACCGGCGTTCAACTTAAGTGTGGTAGGCAGCCGTCCCTTTAGTTGGGGGGGTCCGCAGTGGCGGGATCAGACGTTTTACGGCGATCGCTTTGGGGTTCATAGCTTTACGGAATCCACCGATCGCATTGTCCAAGCAGCCCAAGCGGCCACGGGCGATCGCCTGATCCTCATCGGTCATTGTGGTCCCACGGGTCTGGGGGATCAGCCAGAGGATCCCTGTGGCAAAGACTGGAACCCCATCGGGGGCGATCAGGGGGATCCCGACTTCGCCGCCGCCATCGCCCACCTGCAACGCCAAGGGGCAAGCATTCCCCTGGTGGCCTTTGGCCACATGCACCACTACCTCCGCCACACCAAAGCCCAACTGCGGCGATCCATCGTCACCAACGCTCACACGGGCACCCTCTACCTCAACGCTGCCCGTGCCCCCCGCATTCAAACCCGCCAAGGCCGCACTTGCCACCATTTCGCCCTGGTTACCTTGACGGAAACCCAGGTGCAGCAAGCCCGCCATGTCTGGGTCACCGATACCCTTGAGGTTTGGGACGCAGATTCCTAA